The Acidithiobacillus ferrooxidans ATCC 23270 genomic interval CCTTGTTTTCGACGGAATAAGTGATCTTTTTGAATTTTGGCATAATTAGGACTCCTAGATTGGCTCTATATAGCCATCATACATTCGTGCATGGAAAAGCCAGCGAATTCACAGAACATTTCAGATGCCCCACGCAGATACTCCAGCATCCATTCCGTCACCAACCATCGCCGCCCCAAACGCTCAGCAGCTAGGCCCGTTTTTACCGTGCCCCCAAACGGATCCACCACGAGGTCATCCGGCTGAGTAAGCAACCGGATGAAAAAGTCCGGAATTGTGGTTGGCTGCATGGCGCCATGGGTCGGCAATCCCATGGCCTTGGCGTGTCGTCGGTATGCTGCGGTATCACTGCAGACATGGCCACGCTCAATGACATTGCGAAGCCCGTTCGCTTTCTCTACCACCCGGATCGCCTTCGCAATGGTGCGCTGCTCTTGCTCGTCCTTGCGCCGACATTCGTTGTCGTAGGCCCCACCATAGATTTCCAGCATAGCTTCAAGCGCATTCAGCAGTTCTGGAGCCGCCGCAATCAAATCGCAATTCGCTTCGACTTCCTCTGGCGTCAGCCCGCCGTCCGTGACCACCCGAGCAACGTGCGTATTACGCCCCGCAAAGATCGTAGGGTACTTGGTGGCTGGCGATACGTTGCGGTGCCATGGGCCCTTTGTGTGATTGCTCATCGCTACATCCTTGGTCCACTTGGGTTAAGCAATAGTAATATACTATCTCAGTTGGCGCAACCATTATTTTTGCAACTCCATGATGCATCGGTAAAAACTTCATCGTTCCATGATGGAATTTTTATTGTTGCGTGTTGACAACATAGGGCTGCGGCTATAAAATTCTCGCTGTTGGCACTTCCGCCATACTCATAAGGAATACCCTATGTTCGCGAAAAAACCCCTCATCCTTGCCGCCCTCGCCGCCGGTCTGATGGCATCCGGCATGGCGATGGCATCCGATCTGTCCGGCGTCATGAACAGCGCCGCCGTTTACGGCAACATCTCCGGCATCAGCAATTCCGGCGGCAACAGCGCGGGTGGCATCGGCGTCAAAGGATCGTTCATGACCAACCAGGGCTGGATGCTCTCGGCCGACTACCATCACGACTTCGATACGCTGATCGAGAGCCCCTACCAGACCACCGGTGGCGGCATGACCGGCATCAACGTCAAGGCCGGATATCTGTTCCCGTTCTCCCAGAACTTCCGTGTCGGCCCTTACCTGGCCTACCAGTACAGCCGTTTCGGCACCAACTTCAACGCCGGCCAGGTGCAGAACGCCTCGCTGCATTTCACCAATAACGCCATTGGCGGCGGGCTGGAAGCCGGTTACGGCATGGGACCCCTGGTGTTCACCGGAGACGTGGCGTATTTGGCCGGCGTAAGCGCCACCGACACGCTCAGCGGCAATGGATCGACCACCTCGGTGACCAGCACGAGCGGGTCATCCAACGTGGTTCAAGTCGGCCTGCAGGCCGACTACCAGATCTCGGGCCCCTGGTACGCGCTGGCGGGATTCAAGTACGACGACTACACGAATGGCGGCGCCAACTTGAATCTGCTGCAGGGTAATGTGGGTCTGGGTTACAGTTTCTGACCCAGGACATGCCAAGAAAAAGGCGCCAGGGTGGCGCCTTTTTGCTGTCCGTAAAACGCACTCAGCCGGATTTCGACATGGCCTGGCCGAGTCCGACCATCGTTTGCGAAACGGCACTGGTCTGCGCCTCACGATAGACCTTGTAGGCGGCTTCGCTGTGGGTGCCGCCAATCTTGAATCGGGATCCGGAGATGTTTTTCTTCATGTGGACAGGTGTTCGATCATGCCAAACGGCCTTTCCGTCGTGGAAAATGGTCACG includes:
- a CDS encoding modification methylase; amino-acid sequence: MSNHTKGPWHRNVSPATKYPTIFAGRNTHVARVVTDGGLTPEEVEANCDLIAAAPELLNALEAMLEIYGGAYDNECRRKDEQEQRTIAKAIRVVEKANGLRNVIERGHVCSDTAAYRRHAKAMGLPTHGAMQPTTIPDFFIRLLTQPDDLVVDPFGGTVKTGLAAERLGRRWLVTEWMLEYLRGASEMFCEFAGFSMHECMMAI
- a CDS encoding outer membrane beta-barrel protein — encoded protein: MFAKKPLILAALAAGLMASGMAMASDLSGVMNSAAVYGNISGISNSGGNSAGGIGVKGSFMTNQGWMLSADYHHDFDTLIESPYQTTGGGMTGINVKAGYLFPFSQNFRVGPYLAYQYSRFGTNFNAGQVQNASLHFTNNAIGGGLEAGYGMGPLVFTGDVAYLAGVSATDTLSGNGSTTSVTSTSGSSNVVQVGLQADYQISGPWYALAGFKYDDYTNGGANLNLLQGNVGLGYSF